A region from the Vicia villosa cultivar HV-30 ecotype Madison, WI linkage group LG3, Vvil1.0, whole genome shotgun sequence genome encodes:
- the LOC131661005 gene encoding RNA pseudouridine synthase 7 — MMKRKREEKNDCMDIVWQTPANPPLPQDYIFRNGIRFVRPYYFEFIAHVKNRWAGKTIVDLFAEEFKGRPYEYYVSAVKCGRIQVDGEMVPVSYVVRSSQKISHFLHRHEPPVMACEVPILLKEADVLTVCKPASVPVHPCGQYRKNTVVGILQAEHGLAPLFPIHRLDRLVSGLLIIARNATKADSFRQEIEAGLVKKQYIAKVVGEFPEDELTIDANIDYNAREGRSTAEVRDSAKGKVSSTKFTRISSNGTHSIVLCEPVTGRTHQIRVHLQYSGHPIANDMLYISEKPADRSINGSTADRSARISDVSLTSNFDEKMANECQENSNEDFSLDPMCTNCPNLAPKGYDVDEEGLWLHCMRYSGPGWTYECPYPVWAKL; from the exons ATGATGAAgaggaagagagaagagaagaacgACTGTATGGATATCGTATGGCAAACCCCAGCAAACCCCCCGCTACCGCAAGACTATATTTTTCGAAACG GGATTCGATTCGTTAGACCTTACTACTTCGAATTCATCGCTCAT GTGAAAAATCGATGGGCTGGTAAAACCATTGTAGATTTGTTTGCTGAGGAGTTTAAAGGTCGACCTTATGAATATTAT GTTAGTGCAGTGAAATGTGGAAGGATTCAAGTTGATGGTGAAATGGTGCCGGTTTCGTATGTAGTTAGATCATCTCAAAAGATAAGCCATTTTTTACACAG GCATGAACCACCTGTGATGGCTTGTGAGGTTCCTATTCTTCTAAAAGAAGCAGATGTGCTAACTGTTTGTAAGCCGGCATCTGTCCCT GTTCATCCATGTGGTCAATATCGTAAGAACACTGTTGTTGGCATCCTTCAAGCAGAGCATGGACTGGCGCCTCTGTTTC CTATCCATCGACTGGATCGCCTTGTCTCTGGGCTCCTTATTATAGCCAGAAATGCTACAAAAGCTGACAGTTTTAGGCAGGAG ATTGAAGCTGGCTTAGTCAAGAAACAGTATATTGCAAAAGTAGTTGGAGAATTTCCCGAGGATGAG CTTACTATTGATGCCAATATAGACTATAATGCTCGAGAAGGAAGGAGCACAGCAGAG GTCAGAGACTCTGCAAAAGGGAAGGTTTCCTCTACTAAATTTACTCGGATTAGTAGCAATGGTACTCATAGTATTGTCTTATGTGAACCAGTCACTGGCCGCACCCATCAG ATACGCGTCCATTTACAGTATTCTGGACACCCAATAGCCAATGACATGTTGTACATCTCAGAAAAACCTGCTGATCGATCTATTAATGGGTCAACTGCTGATAGATCGGCTCGCATATCTGATGTTTCTTTGACATcaaattttgatgaaaaaatgGCCAACGAATGTCAAGAAAATTCCAACGAGGATTTTAGCCTTGATCCCATGTGTACGAATTGTCCAAATTTGGCTCCGAAAGG ATATGATGTTGATGAAGAAGGTTTGTGGTTACATTGTATGCGGTACTCTGGACCTGGATGGACGTATGAATGCCCATATCCTGTTTGGGCAAAACTTTAG